In the Kitasatospora terrestris genome, one interval contains:
- a CDS encoding serine/threonine dehydratase, with the protein MDELDYPDVRQAAERIAGRVRPVAVVPAGFAAGSGRLHLALEYLQHTGSFKARGAQNFLAAHREAGTLPDAGVTIASGGNAGLACAWAAQEQGVRATVFLPANAPEVKIAKLRGYGAEVVLAGREYADALAACEEFAHVSGALASHAYDHPLIAAGAGTLVDEIRATVPEVETVVVSVGGGGLFAGVATAARYHGVRTVAVEPENCRALNAALQAGRPVDVPVDSVAADALGARRATALAVAAARRADVRSVLVPDEEIVRARRLLWDQRRSAVEHAAGAALAGLLAPGGYRPEPGETVVVVLCGANTDPVDLQAT; encoded by the coding sequence GTGGACGAGCTCGACTACCCGGACGTGCGGCAGGCGGCCGAGCGGATCGCCGGACGGGTCCGGCCGGTCGCCGTGGTGCCCGCCGGATTCGCGGCCGGCAGCGGGCGGCTGCACCTCGCGCTCGAGTACCTCCAGCACACCGGCAGCTTCAAGGCCCGCGGCGCGCAGAACTTCCTCGCCGCCCACCGCGAGGCCGGCACCCTGCCCGACGCCGGCGTCACCATCGCCTCCGGCGGCAACGCGGGCCTGGCCTGCGCCTGGGCCGCCCAGGAACAGGGCGTCCGCGCCACCGTCTTCCTGCCCGCCAACGCCCCCGAGGTCAAGATCGCCAAGCTGCGCGGGTACGGCGCCGAGGTGGTGCTGGCGGGGCGCGAGTACGCGGACGCGCTGGCCGCCTGCGAGGAGTTCGCCCACGTCTCCGGGGCGCTCGCCTCGCACGCCTACGACCACCCGCTGATCGCCGCGGGCGCGGGCACCCTGGTCGACGAGATCCGCGCCACCGTCCCGGAGGTGGAGACGGTGGTGGTCTCGGTCGGCGGCGGCGGACTGTTCGCCGGGGTCGCCACCGCCGCCCGGTACCACGGCGTGCGCACCGTGGCGGTCGAGCCGGAGAACTGCCGGGCACTGAACGCCGCCCTGCAGGCCGGCAGGCCCGTCGACGTCCCGGTCGACTCCGTCGCCGCCGACGCACTCGGCGCCCGCCGGGCCACCGCCCTCGCCGTGGCCGCCGCCCGGCGCGCCGACGTCCGCTCCGTCCTGGTCCCGGACGAGGAGATCGTCCGGGCCCGCCGCCTGCTCTGGGACCAGCGCCGCTCCGCCGTCGAACACGCGGCCGGCGCCGCTCTCGCCGGTCTCCTCGCCCCCGGCGGCTACCGCCCCGAACCCGGCGAGACCGTCGTCGTCGTCCTCTGCGGCGCCAACACCGACCCGGTGGACCTCCAGGCGACCTGA
- a CDS encoding EamA family transporter, which produces MNAAPAGRSGPVGGRLAADSALTVLAPAIWGTTYLVTTEWLPPDRPLLASTVRALPAGLVLLAIGRTLPRGAWWWRAAVLGVLNIGAFFYLLFVAAYHLPGGVAALVVAAQPMMVLVLGALLLRERIRPLQVVSCLLGVAGVVLLVLKPQAGMDAIGVVAGLAGAVCMASGIVLTKRWGRPEGVGVLTFTGWQLTVGGLVLVPATLLAEGLPGTVTAGNLGGFAYLSLIGALFAYAIWFRGIARLPALAVSMLGFGSPLSATVLGYLVLGQTLTPLQLAGAAAVVTAVVLAQLRPRSTAPAPAEAPLVKAL; this is translated from the coding sequence CTGAACGCAGCCCCGGCCGGACGGTCGGGGCCGGTCGGCGGCCGGCTGGCCGCCGACTCGGCCCTGACCGTCCTCGCGCCGGCGATCTGGGGAACCACCTACCTGGTCACCACCGAGTGGCTGCCGCCCGACCGGCCGCTGCTGGCCTCCACCGTCCGGGCGCTGCCGGCCGGCCTGGTGCTGCTGGCGATCGGCCGGACGCTGCCGCGCGGCGCGTGGTGGTGGCGGGCCGCCGTCCTCGGCGTGCTCAACATCGGCGCGTTCTTCTACCTGCTGTTCGTCGCCGCCTACCACCTGCCCGGCGGGGTGGCGGCGCTGGTGGTGGCCGCGCAGCCGATGATGGTGCTGGTCCTCGGCGCGCTGCTGCTGCGCGAGCGGATCCGGCCGCTCCAGGTGGTCTCCTGCCTGCTGGGCGTCGCCGGGGTGGTCCTGCTGGTGCTCAAGCCGCAGGCCGGGATGGACGCGATCGGGGTGGTCGCGGGCCTGGCCGGCGCGGTCTGCATGGCCAGCGGCATCGTGCTCACCAAACGCTGGGGCCGGCCGGAGGGGGTCGGCGTCCTCACCTTCACCGGCTGGCAGTTGACGGTCGGCGGGCTGGTGCTCGTCCCGGCGACGCTGCTCGCCGAAGGGCTGCCCGGCACGGTCACCGCCGGCAACCTCGGCGGGTTCGCCTACCTCAGCCTGATCGGCGCGCTGTTCGCGTACGCGATCTGGTTCCGCGGCATCGCCCGGCTGCCCGCGCTCGCCGTCTCGATGCTCGGCTTCGGCAGCCCGCTGTCCGCCACCGTGCTCGGCTACCTGGTCCTCGGCCAGACCCTCACCCCGCTCCAACTCGCGGGCGCCGCAGCCGTGGTGACCGCGGTCGTGCTCGCCCAGCTGCGCCCCCGCAGTACCGCCCCGGCCCCGGCCGAGGCGCCCCTAGTCAAAGCCTTATGA
- a CDS encoding luciferase family protein yields MLDLPSRPGPAPEVYGPAPHAQRSQTAPVMLQEELWERMRALPFTYMAPTLVSVSHARSLFIPEGIGAGPAAAFQRGREWAHIHPHHDGSLHLTLPDPLKDEVEKAGWGVRHPEQDTILVYGPRERGELEVVWALVQLSYAYAVGELG; encoded by the coding sequence ATGCTCGACCTGCCCAGCCGCCCCGGACCGGCACCCGAGGTCTACGGCCCCGCGCCGCACGCCCAGCGCTCCCAGACCGCCCCCGTGATGCTCCAGGAGGAGCTGTGGGAGCGGATGCGGGCCCTGCCGTTCACCTACATGGCCCCGACCCTGGTCTCGGTGTCGCACGCCCGCTCGCTGTTCATCCCCGAGGGCATCGGCGCCGGCCCGGCCGCCGCCTTCCAGCGCGGCCGCGAGTGGGCGCACATCCACCCGCACCACGACGGCAGCCTGCACCTCACCCTGCCCGACCCGCTCAAGGACGAGGTGGAGAAGGCCGGCTGGGGCGTGCGCCACCCCGAGCAGGACACCATCCTGGTCTACGGCCCGCGCGAGCGCGGCGAGTTGGAGGTGGTCTGGGCGCTCGTCCAGCTCTCCTACGCCTACGCGGTCGGCGAACTCGGCTGA
- a CDS encoding PQQ-binding-like beta-propeller repeat protein, translating into MPSDAVPLTVTRDAAAALWTVSTRRHLLGVPVVDGEEVLLLVDGQLTCLAAADGRQLWRSPDWVGELEYPRSTPLTVAGDHVLVATAPTARHGAQPIALVCLRRADGGLAWRSDTVPLSGYRADGQTLVRWQGDQDVDGPRYIEAVDLAHGRVLWRHEHDLIDDVLVAHGRVFARTGTTVTLAAFDARTGTRLWRRTGEQARGTLAMVPGAGIRKTVLLAASQRSGVVTRIDPATGADLGTRRLRGASRYGAKWHAQRMTGPDAWVGFGRLRARRLGPLDSLRLRTFYAPLQELYWFDDDAVAEVGDRLYTVAKVDLGNPDHWRARGTRIVSARVGGLGPRLLTGLRWPRGVPRRERRGSSVELTAGPRHLFAVLHRLDGQGLVSVRDGRVRWRRPVHPGLPVPLGGDRVLVFDDCGAHDHLRVLDAETGLGAEPQVCDQPSSPTA; encoded by the coding sequence GTGCCCAGCGACGCCGTCCCACTGACCGTCACCCGCGATGCGGCCGCCGCGCTGTGGACCGTCTCGACGCGCCGTCACCTGCTGGGCGTGCCGGTGGTGGACGGCGAGGAGGTGCTGCTCCTGGTGGACGGTCAGCTGACCTGTCTCGCGGCAGCCGACGGGCGGCAGCTGTGGCGCAGCCCGGACTGGGTCGGGGAGCTCGAGTACCCGCGGTCGACGCCGCTGACGGTGGCCGGCGACCACGTGCTGGTGGCCACCGCGCCGACGGCCAGGCACGGCGCACAGCCGATCGCGCTGGTCTGTCTGCGCCGGGCGGACGGCGGGCTCGCCTGGCGCAGCGACACGGTGCCGCTGTCGGGCTACCGGGCGGACGGGCAGACGCTGGTCCGCTGGCAGGGCGACCAGGACGTCGACGGGCCGCGGTACATCGAGGCGGTGGACCTCGCGCACGGCCGGGTGCTGTGGCGGCACGAGCACGACCTGATCGACGACGTGCTGGTGGCGCACGGGAGGGTGTTCGCCCGGACCGGCACCACCGTCACCCTCGCCGCGTTCGACGCCCGGACCGGCACCCGGCTGTGGCGGCGCACGGGCGAGCAGGCCCGCGGCACGCTCGCGATGGTTCCCGGGGCGGGCATCCGCAAGACCGTGCTGCTCGCCGCGTCGCAGCGCTCGGGCGTGGTCACCCGGATCGACCCGGCGACCGGTGCCGACCTCGGCACCCGCAGGCTGCGGGGAGCGAGCCGCTACGGCGCGAAGTGGCACGCCCAGCGGATGACCGGTCCGGACGCCTGGGTCGGTTTCGGCCGCCTGCGGGCGCGCCGTCTCGGACCGCTGGACTCGCTGCGCCTGCGGACCTTCTACGCGCCGCTGCAGGAGCTGTACTGGTTCGACGACGACGCGGTGGCCGAGGTCGGGGACCGGCTCTACACGGTGGCGAAGGTGGACCTGGGGAACCCGGACCACTGGCGGGCGCGCGGGACGCGGATCGTCTCGGCCCGGGTCGGCGGCCTCGGGCCGCGCCTGCTGACCGGGCTGCGCTGGCCGCGGGGGGTGCCGCGGCGGGAGCGCCGGGGCTCGTCCGTCGAGCTGACGGCCGGACCGCGCCACCTGTTCGCGGTGCTGCACCGGTTGGACGGGCAGGGGTTGGTGTCCGTCCGGGACGGCCGGGTCCGCTGGCGGCGCCCGGTGCACCCGGGGCTGCCGGTGCCGCTGGGCGGCGACCGCGTCCTGGTCTTCGACGACTGCGGCGCGCACGACCACCTGCGGGTGCTCGACGCCGAGACGGGTCTCGGCGCCGAGCCGCAGGTCTGCGATCAGCCGAGTTCGCCGACCGCGTAG
- a CDS encoding amino acid adenylation domain-containing protein → MDTTRYKSRLQDSRLGRCLPDLLRDQAETRPDAVAVSFEDQDLTFRDLEQTAGRLACYLHRQGVGNDDCVGLYVEPSLDLMIGAWGILLAGAAYLPLSPEYPEDRLRYMLEDSRTRVVVTQDHLVAKLAELAPAGTRVITLADAQTCEDGGCSDVERISVPPDALAYVIYTSGSTGRPKGVMIEHRSIMSQMRWLADCGHLGPETAILQKTPMSFDAAQWEILAPALGGRVVMGAPGIFRDPEALISTVMKHEVTTLQCVPTLLQALIDTEEFHLCLSLRRVFSGGEALSRSLARALADELPWVSLVNLYGPTECTINATAHLVDPDEIAEGPGTIPIGVPVDNTQCYILDENRAPVGIGETGELYIGGVQLARGYLHREEQTAERFVPSPFIPTEKLYKTGDLAQWNPDGTIQFFGRVDNQIKLRGYRVELDEIALAIEEHTWVKRAAAIVTDDPRTGFQNLVACIELNPKEAALMDQGVAGSHHQSKSSKLQVKAQLSDPGLREPEELAGRPTLVLPGKQENERQRRETFARKTYRFYDGGRVSRDDLLELLAPSRVNTFSRPLDELSFEELGELLRWFGQYRSEERLLPKYSYASPGALYATQLYLETGGLPGLDAGIYYYHPVDHSLVRIGGATGGAGKYLELHFLGKKRAIEPVYKNNIQEVLEFETGHMLGVFEEILPEYGLTVRPSSYHPAVKASLDVADEDYYLGTFEVCANDGKRRPDPTELYVQAHPGRVDGLSAGQYRYLDGELQPISPELVQPRHVIAINQQVYDRASFGISAVSRADQDWLHYIALGTKLHHLQRNGLSLGFMSSGYSSKTGNPLPAARRIDDILTSRSIATGPSYFFLGGKVTEEQILSEGMYEDTVHMRGPAEMVRDELSHLLPDYMLPNRVLVLDSLPLTANGKVDAKALAASEEVRNASAGTEYVPPATETERWLAELWGQALKYENVSMEDEFFSSGGNSLIAVSLVNRINKARGTKLPLQVVFEAPKLADLVARIEDDGAEPASRLVLLHNGGADRPVYCWPGLGGYPMNLRLLGQEAGIARPFYGIQAYGINESEIPYPTIKEMAAADVAELRRTQPEGPYTLWGYSFGARVAFEAAWQLEQAGELVDDLLLICPGNPKVRQADGEQWGRESSYRNPAYVTILFSVFAGGISGPDLQRCLEVAKDEDSFVAFVHGLLPALGEPVIRRITRIVQETYEFEYSFRELAERQLSAPVTILKATGDDYSFIEGSSGYSAVPPTVVTLEGDHYSVLREAGITELVTAIRDRDRG, encoded by the coding sequence TTGGACACCACCCGGTACAAGTCCCGACTTCAGGACAGCCGTCTGGGCAGATGCCTGCCCGACTTGCTGCGGGACCAGGCCGAGACCCGGCCGGACGCCGTCGCGGTCAGCTTCGAGGACCAGGACCTGACCTTCCGGGACCTGGAGCAGACGGCCGGTCGGCTCGCCTGCTACCTGCACCGGCAGGGCGTCGGCAACGACGACTGCGTCGGCCTGTACGTCGAACCCTCGCTCGACCTGATGATCGGCGCCTGGGGCATCCTGCTGGCCGGCGCCGCGTACCTGCCGCTCTCCCCGGAGTACCCGGAGGACCGGCTGCGCTACATGCTGGAGGACAGCCGCACCCGGGTCGTGGTCACCCAGGACCACCTGGTCGCCAAGCTCGCCGAACTCGCCCCGGCCGGTACCCGGGTGATCACCCTCGCCGACGCCCAGACCTGCGAGGACGGCGGCTGCTCCGACGTGGAGCGGATCTCCGTCCCGCCGGACGCGCTCGCCTACGTGATCTACACCTCGGGCTCCACCGGCCGCCCCAAGGGCGTGATGATCGAGCACCGCAGCATCATGTCGCAGATGCGCTGGCTCGCCGACTGCGGCCACCTCGGCCCGGAGACCGCGATCCTCCAGAAGACTCCGATGAGCTTCGACGCGGCGCAGTGGGAGATCCTCGCGCCCGCGCTCGGCGGCCGCGTGGTGATGGGCGCCCCCGGCATCTTCCGCGACCCCGAGGCGCTGATCTCCACCGTCATGAAGCACGAGGTGACCACGCTGCAGTGCGTGCCCACCCTGCTGCAGGCGCTGATCGACACCGAGGAGTTCCACCTCTGCCTGTCGCTGCGCCGGGTCTTCTCCGGCGGCGAGGCGCTCTCCCGCAGCCTCGCCCGCGCCCTGGCGGACGAGCTGCCGTGGGTCTCGCTGGTCAACCTGTACGGCCCCACCGAGTGCACCATCAACGCCACCGCGCACCTGGTCGACCCGGACGAGATCGCCGAGGGCCCCGGCACCATCCCGATCGGCGTGCCCGTCGACAACACCCAGTGCTACATCCTGGACGAGAACCGGGCCCCGGTCGGCATCGGCGAGACCGGCGAACTGTACATCGGCGGCGTCCAGCTGGCCCGCGGCTACCTGCACCGCGAGGAGCAGACCGCGGAGCGCTTCGTGCCCTCGCCGTTCATCCCCACCGAGAAGCTGTACAAGACCGGTGACCTCGCGCAGTGGAACCCGGACGGCACCATCCAGTTCTTCGGCCGGGTCGACAACCAGATCAAGCTGCGCGGCTACCGGGTCGAGCTGGACGAGATCGCCCTCGCCATCGAGGAGCACACCTGGGTCAAGCGGGCCGCCGCGATCGTCACCGACGACCCGCGCACCGGCTTCCAGAACCTGGTCGCCTGCATCGAGCTCAACCCCAAGGAAGCCGCCCTGATGGACCAGGGCGTGGCGGGCTCCCACCACCAGTCCAAGAGCAGCAAGCTCCAGGTGAAGGCGCAGCTGTCCGACCCGGGCCTGCGCGAGCCGGAGGAGCTGGCCGGCCGGCCCACCCTGGTGCTGCCGGGCAAGCAGGAGAACGAGCGGCAGCGCCGCGAGACCTTCGCCCGCAAGACCTACCGCTTCTACGACGGCGGCAGGGTCAGCCGGGACGACCTGCTCGAACTGCTCGCCCCGAGCCGGGTGAACACCTTCTCCCGCCCGCTGGACGAGCTCTCCTTCGAGGAACTCGGCGAGCTGCTGCGCTGGTTCGGCCAGTACCGCAGCGAGGAGCGGCTGCTGCCGAAGTACTCCTACGCCTCGCCCGGCGCGCTCTACGCCACCCAGCTCTACCTGGAGACCGGCGGCCTGCCCGGGCTGGACGCGGGCATCTACTACTACCACCCGGTGGACCACTCGCTGGTGCGGATCGGCGGCGCCACCGGCGGCGCCGGCAAGTACCTGGAGCTGCACTTCCTCGGCAAGAAGCGGGCCATCGAGCCGGTCTACAAGAACAACATCCAGGAAGTGCTGGAGTTCGAGACCGGCCACATGCTGGGCGTTTTCGAGGAGATCCTGCCCGAGTACGGCCTGACCGTCCGGCCGTCCTCGTACCACCCGGCGGTCAAGGCCAGCCTGGACGTCGCGGACGAGGACTACTACCTCGGCACCTTCGAGGTCTGCGCCAACGACGGCAAGCGCCGCCCCGACCCGACCGAGCTGTACGTGCAGGCCCACCCGGGCCGGGTGGACGGCCTCTCGGCCGGCCAGTACCGCTACCTGGACGGCGAGCTGCAGCCGATCTCGCCCGAGCTGGTCCAGCCCCGGCACGTGATCGCGATCAACCAGCAGGTCTACGACCGGGCCAGCTTCGGGATCAGCGCGGTCAGCCGCGCCGACCAGGACTGGCTGCACTACATCGCGCTCGGCACCAAGCTGCACCACCTGCAGCGCAACGGCCTGTCGCTGGGCTTCATGTCCTCCGGCTACAGCTCCAAGACCGGCAACCCGCTGCCCGCCGCGCGCCGGATCGACGACATCCTCACCTCGCGCTCCATCGCCACCGGCCCCTCGTACTTCTTCCTCGGCGGCAAGGTCACCGAGGAGCAGATCCTCAGCGAGGGCATGTACGAGGACACCGTGCACATGCGCGGCCCGGCCGAGATGGTCCGCGACGAGCTCTCCCACCTGCTGCCCGACTACATGCTGCCCAACCGGGTGCTGGTGCTCGACTCGCTGCCGCTGACCGCCAACGGCAAGGTCGACGCCAAGGCGCTGGCCGCCTCGGAGGAGGTCAGGAACGCGAGCGCCGGCACCGAGTACGTCCCGCCCGCGACCGAGACCGAGCGCTGGCTGGCCGAACTGTGGGGCCAGGCCCTCAAGTACGAGAACGTGTCGATGGAGGACGAGTTCTTCTCCTCCGGCGGCAACTCGCTGATCGCGGTCTCGCTGGTCAACCGGATCAACAAGGCCAGGGGCACCAAGCTGCCGCTCCAGGTGGTCTTCGAGGCGCCCAAGCTCGCCGACCTGGTGGCGCGGATCGAGGACGACGGCGCCGAGCCGGCCTCCCGGCTGGTGCTGCTGCACAACGGCGGCGCCGACCGCCCGGTGTACTGCTGGCCCGGCCTCGGCGGGTACCCGATGAACCTGCGGCTGCTCGGCCAGGAGGCCGGGATCGCCCGCCCGTTCTACGGCATCCAGGCGTACGGCATCAACGAGTCCGAGATCCCGTACCCGACCATCAAGGAGATGGCCGCCGCGGACGTCGCCGAGCTGCGGCGCACCCAGCCGGAGGGCCCGTACACGCTGTGGGGATACTCCTTCGGCGCCCGGGTGGCCTTCGAGGCGGCCTGGCAGCTGGAGCAGGCCGGCGAGCTGGTCGACGACCTGCTGCTGATCTGCCCCGGCAACCCGAAGGTCCGGCAGGCCGACGGCGAGCAGTGGGGACGCGAGTCCTCGTACCGCAACCCGGCGTACGTCACCATCCTGTTCTCGGTGTTCGCCGGCGGCATCAGCGGCCCGGACCTGCAGCGCTGCCTGGAGGTCGCCAAGGACGAGGACAGCTTCGTCGCCTTCGTGCACGGCCTGCTGCCCGCCCTCGGCGAGCCGGTGATCCGCCGGATCACCCGGATCGTCCAGGAGACCTACGAGTTCGAGTACAGCTTCCGCGAGCTGGCCGAGCGGCAGCTGAGCGCCCCGGTGACCATCCTGAAGGCCACCGGCGACGACTACTCCTTCATCGAGGGCAGCTCCGGCTACTCCGCCGTCCCGCCGACCGTGGTGACCCTGGAGGGCGACCACTACAGCGTGCTGCGCGAGGCCGGGATCACCGAACTGGTGACCGCCATCCGTGACCGCGACCGCGGATAG
- a CDS encoding nuclear transport factor 2 family protein, translating into MSALPDRRTVLRAGLATAGTAALATAATTAAAGPAEARPFTLRPQDVSRWMTAYLKAWQTKDADGVVQLFTRDAIYQAVPGLPDQMFHGRQEIHDYWTSVTAPQAGMTYLQGTPLVNGNQADLEIWVYFQQPSETDGTLQWVTLIETNVLTFASPTLVSRNIEYNRILDGRVDPPAGWGRR; encoded by the coding sequence ATGTCCGCTCTGCCCGACCGCCGTACCGTGCTGCGCGCGGGGCTGGCCACCGCCGGCACCGCCGCGCTCGCGACCGCCGCCACCACCGCCGCGGCCGGCCCGGCCGAGGCCCGCCCGTTCACGCTGCGCCCGCAGGACGTGTCCCGCTGGATGACGGCCTACCTGAAGGCGTGGCAGACCAAGGACGCGGACGGGGTCGTCCAGCTCTTCACCCGGGACGCCATCTACCAGGCCGTCCCCGGTCTGCCGGACCAGATGTTCCACGGCCGCCAGGAGATCCACGACTACTGGACCTCGGTCACCGCGCCGCAGGCCGGCATGACCTACCTCCAGGGCACCCCGCTGGTCAACGGCAACCAGGCCGACCTGGAGATCTGGGTGTACTTCCAGCAGCCGTCCGAGACCGACGGCACCCTGCAGTGGGTCACCCTGATCGAGACCAACGTGCTGACCTTCGCCTCCCCGACCCTGGTCTCCCGCAACATCGAGTACAACCGGATCCTGGACGGCCGGGTCGACCCGCCGGCCGGCTGGGGCCGGCGCTGA